In a single window of the Solea solea chromosome 14, fSolSol10.1, whole genome shotgun sequence genome:
- the fbxl3l gene encoding F-box/LRR-repeat protein 3, which produces MKRGQTGLISKCPTFSSHEERTKRQKWGASSFALSPAEDWGNLPHHVVLQIFQHLSLIDRARASSVCRHWNDVFHTPDLWRRFEFELNQPATSYLRSTHPDLIQQIIKKHAQHLQYVSFKVDSCIESAEAACDILSQLVNCTIKTLGLISTARPSFMDVSQAHFVSALTVVFVNSKSLSSIKIDDTPVDDPSLKVLVANNSDTLKLLKMSSCPHVSPAGILCVADQCHGLRELALNYHLLSDELLLALSSEKHVHLEHLRIDVVSENPGQTHFHTIKRSSWEALVRHSPKVNIVMYFFLYEEEFEPFFREETPVTHLYFGRAVSKEMLGRIGLNCPRLVELVVCANGLEPLDEELIRIAERCKSLTAIGLGECEVTCSGFVEFVKMCGGRLTQLSIMEEVLIPDSSYNMEQIHSEVSKHLGRMWFPDMMPTW; this is translated from the exons ATGAAACGAGGACAGACAGGTCTCATTTCAAAGTGCCCGACCTTCTCCTCCCACGAGGAGAGAACTAAGAGACAGAAGTGGGGGGCGTCCAGCTTCGCTCTGTCCCCAGCAGAGGACTGGGGCAACCTGCCCCACCACGTTGTCCTGCAGATATTCCAGCATCTGTCACTCATAGACCGTGCCAGGGCCTCGTCTGTGTGCCGCCACTGGAATGACGTCTTTCACACCCCCGACCTGTGGAGGAGGTTTGAGTTTGAGCTCAATCAGCCGGCTACGTCTTACTTGCGCTCCACTCACCCTGACCTCATTCAGCAGATCATCAAGAAGCATGCACAGCACCTGCAGTATGTTAGCTTTAAG GTGGACAGCTGCATAGAGTCTGCAGAGGCGGCCTGTGACATTCTCTCCCAGCTGGTGAACTGCACCATTAAAACCCTGGGGCTGATTTCCACAGCACGGCCAAGCTTCATGGACGTGTCTCAG GCTCactttgtgtctgcactgacGGTGGTGTTCGTCAACTCCAAGTCCCTCTCCTCTATCAAGATTGATGACACGCCAGTGGACGACCCGTCCTTAAAGGTGCTGGTTGCCAACAACAGTGACACACTTAAGTTGCTGAAGATGAGCAGCTGTCCTCATGTCTCCCCAGCAG GTATCCTGTGTGTGGCAGACCAGTGCCATGGTCTAAGGGAGCTGGCGTTGAACTACCACCTCCTGAGTGATGAGCTCCTTCTCGCCCTCTCCTCTGAAAAACACGTTCACCTGGAGCACCTGCGCATCGATGTGGTGAGTGAAAACCCCGGccagacacactttcacaccATCAAGAGGAGCAGCTGGGAGGCCTTGGTCCGACACTCACCCAAGGTGAACATCGTCATGTACTTCTTCCTCTATGAGGAGGAGTTTGAGCCCTTCTTCCGCGAGGAGACCCCCGTCACCCACCTGTACTTTGGCCGGGCGGTTAGCAAAGAGATGCTGGGCCGCATCGGACTGAACTGCCCTCGGCTGGTGGAGCTGGTCGTGTGCGCAAACGGCCTTGAGCCCCTGGACGAGGAGCTGATCCGTATCGCGGAGCGCTGCAAAAGTCTGACGGCCATCGGGCTAGGCGAGTGTGAAGTGACCTGCAGTGGCTTTGTGGAGTTTGTGAAGATGTGCGGGGGCAGGCTGactcagctgtcaatcatggAGGAGGTGCTGATCCCAGACAGCAGCTACAACATGGAGCAGATCCACAGTGAAGTGTCCAAGCACTTGGGTCGCATGTGGTTCCCTGACATGATGCCCACCTGGTAG
- the atp10b gene encoding phospholipid-transporting ATPase VB, translated as MTWRSPLAVVRDAWRGQRAREKDLRNLVSNLPYEGLEKAKQPNRYFPGNAIKTTKYTLLLFIPMNLFEQFHRLANLYFVGLAILNFIPVVNAFQPEVALIPICVILSLTALKDAWEDFRRYQSDRKLNNTPCLIYSRKEGQFTERRWKDVRVGDFVKVFSNEIIPADLLLLHTSDPNRVCLIETANLDGETNLKQRRVVPGLCTMDLEFDPESFNGMVVCEKPNNNLNHFKCYVESPDKEKVGAGIESLLLRGCTVRNTDHAVGFVVYAGHETKSMLNNNGSRYKRSRLERRLNIDVFFCLILLFTMCLIGAVGHFVWLQALPSVPPYLVPDSKGHLDSPGLSGFYMFFTMIILLQVLIPISLYVSIELVKVGQIFFITNDIDLYDEETDSRMQCRALNITEDLGQIQYIFSDKTGTLTENKMVFRRCSIMGNEYPHKENAIRLNILEEAESEDEVLFNQRPQPSQTGWSLDTEDAKPRDKHPHPGIRHKSKVSGNAKGDVAFSSPLETEVIPDRKLLQQISRPEFRIGSRQENEPYMDFFLALAICNTVLVSMATAQRRRGSLFMPSSSTNNPLDTMSTWMKRASSFCRIFTCWCCKPKQKRAEDSVIEEDHFNASIIREETEDVNGLQTCSLHALSQFKKPALTPDNVRYEAESPDEAALVYAAKAYGFTLLARTPDSVTVRLPSGEDLVFEVLDTLAFDSNRKRMSVLVRHPKTGEYVLYTKGADYAIMELLGTPYAEHLSGSQKNIATDTQYFLDCYAKEGLRTLCITKKVVSDEEFESWSVSRRKALAAIEKREELVMDTAVQLETNLSLLGATGIEDRLQESVPDTILALREAGIQVWVLTGDKPETAVNIGYACRLLEEEDLVINMSCKNKLNCTSILDCTLEEVRRYSADPRNVDTTPDISLVIDGRTLAMALSSDLQSRFVDLARRCRSVLCCRVTPLQKSKVVKVVREKLKVMTLAVGDGANDVNMIQAADIGVGISGQEGMQAVMASDFAISRFKHLRKLLLVHGHWCYSRLANMIIYFFYKNVAYVNLLFWYQFFCGFSGTAMIDYWLMIFFNLFFTSVPPIMFGIMDKDVSAEILMGVPELYRTGQGSGEYTYTTFWISILDAFYQSLVCFFIPYLAYQDSDIDIFTFGTPLNTISLFTILLHLSIEIKSWTVVHWAIMLGSVALYFIVTLAYSAICITCNPPSNPYWILQSQMANPIFYLICIITTVVALLPRYMFHVLRNSITPSPLLQARCLDRLNSCERDLCIKEWRGFRGGGYVKRSRLSSPPSPTLETPMDNSPQSPSASDILEDEFVPNVITENYQGPGHTKDSLVT; from the exons ATGACGTGGAGGAGCCCCCTAGCTGTGGTCCGGGATGCTTGGAGAGGTCAGAGGGCGCGAGAGAAGGACCTCCGCAACCTGGTGTCCAATCTACCTTATGAGGGACTAGAGAAGGCAAAGCAACCCAACCGTTACTTCCCTGGTAATGCGATCAAGACCACCAAATACACCCTGCTCCTCTTTATCCCCATGAACCTCTTTGAGCAGTTTCACCGCCTGGCAAACTTGTACTTTGTGGGCCTGGCCATTCTGAACTTTATCCCCGTCGTGAACGCTTTCCAGCCCGAGGTCGCTCTTATCCCCATCTGTGTCATCCTGTCTCTGACGGCCTTGAAGGATGCCTGGGAGGACTTCAGGAGGTACCAGTCAGACAGAAAGCTTAATAACACGCCGTGCCTCATTTACAGCAG GAAAGAGGGACAATTCACGGAGAGGCGTTGGAAGGACGTAAGAGTGGGGGACTTTGTAAAAGTTTTTAGCAATGAGATCATCCCTGCAGACCTCCTGCTCCTGCACACGTCAGACCCCAACAGGGTTTGTCTGATAGAAACAGCGAACCTAGATGGAGAGACCAACCTGAAGCAGAGGAGGGTGGTGCCTGGCCTCTGCACCATG GATCTGGAATTTGACCCTGAAAGCTTCAATGGCATGGTAGTGTGTGAGAAGCCCAACAACAATCTGAACCATTTCAAATGTTATGT agagAGTCCTGATAAGGAGAAGGTGGGAGCTGGGATAGAGAGTCTGCTGCTTCGAGGCTGCACTGTGAGAAACACGGACCATGCTGTGGGCTTTGTGGTGTATGCAG GGCATGAAACCAAGTCCATGCTCAACAACAATGGCTCGAGATACAAGCGCAGCAGACTAGAGCGGAGGCTGAACATAGATGTCTTCTTCTGCCTCATTCTCCTCTTCACCATGTGTCTCATCGGGGCAGTAG GTCACTTTGTATGGCTGCAGGCGTTGCCCAGCGTGCCACCTTACCTGGTCCCAGACAGCAAAGGTCACCTGGACAGTCCTGGTCTGTCTGGCTTCTACATGTTCTTTACCATGATCATcctgctgcag GTCCTGATTCCTATCTCCCTATACGTGTCCATTGAGTTGGTGAAGGTTGGTCAGATCTTCTTCATCACTAATGACATTGATTTGTACGATGAGGAGACAGACAGCCGCATGCAGTGTAGGGCCCTGAACATCACGGAGGACCTGGGCCAGATTCAGTACATCTTCTCTGACAAGACGGGCACCCTCACAGAAAACAAGATGGTGTTTCGGAGATGCTCCATCATGGGTAATGAGTACCCACACAAAGAGAATG CCATACGCCTAAATATCCTTGAAGAAGCAGAGTCAGAGGATGAGGTCCTCTTTAACCAGCGGCCACAGCCGTCACAGACTGGATGGTCACTGGACACTGAGGACGCCAAGCCTCGAGACAAACATCCTCACCCTGGGATTCGACACAAGAGCAAGGTTTCAGGAAATGCCAAGGGAGATGTGGCCTTCAGTAGTCCACTG gaaactgaggtgATTCCAGACAGGAAGCTGCTTCAGCAGATTAGCAGGCCAGAGTTCCGCATTGGCAGCAGACAGGAGAACGAGCCctacatggacttttttttggctcTTGCTATTTGCAACACTGTGCtcgtttccatggcaacagctcAGAGACGGAGG GGGAGTTTGTTTATGCCCTCCAGCAGCACAAACAATCCTCTGGATACTATGTCCACCTGGATGAAAAGGGCCAGCTCTTTTTGCCGTATTTTCACCTGCTGGTGTTGCAAACCAAAGCAAAAACGTGCTGAGGATTCTGTCATAGAGGAGGACCACTTTAATGCTTCTATAATAAGGGAGGAAACTGAAGACGTCAATGGGCTCCAGACATGTTCACTCCATGCTCTGTCCCAGTTCAAAAAGCCTGCACTGACTCCAGATAACGTGAGATACGAGGCAGAGAGTCCAGACGAGGCCGCCTTGGTGTATGCAGCCAAGGCATATGGCTTCACTCTGCTGGCCCGCACTcctgacagtgtgacagtgaggcTCCCATCTGGGGAGGACCTGGTGTTTGAGGTGCTGGACACCTTAGCCTTTGACTCCAACAGGAAGAGAATGTCTGTTTTGGTGCGACACCCAAAGACTGGAGAGTATGTGCTGTACACTAAAGGTGCAGACTATGCCATCATGGAGCTGCTTGGTACACCATACGCAG AACATCTGAGTGGGAGTCAGAAGAATATAGCAACTGATACGCAGTACTTCCTTGACTGCTATGCCAAAGAGGGGCTACGTACACTTTGCATTACGAAGAAG GTTGTGAGTGATGAAGAGTTTGAGAGCTGGTCAGTGAGCAGACGCAAAGCTCTGGCTGCTatagaaaagagagaggagCTTGTGATGGACACTGCTGTGCAGCTGGAGACAAATCTCTCCCTGCTGG GGGCGACAGGCATTGAGGACCGTCTCCAGGAAAGCGTCCCAGACACCATCTTGGCTCTGCGGGAGGCAGGGATCCAGGTGTGGGTGCTGACTGGTGACAAGCCGGAGACAGCTGTCAACATCGGCTATGCCTGCAGGCTGCTAGAGGAGGAAGACCTGGTGATTAACATGAGCTGCAAAAACAAG CTCAATTGTACATCCATCCTGGACTGTACtctggaggaggtgaggaggtaCAGCGCAGACCCTCGTAACGTGGACACAACCCCCGACATCTCTCTGGTGATCGACGGACGCACCCTGGCCATGGCTCTGTCCTCGGACCTGCAGAGCCGCTTCGTGGACTTGGCGCGGCGCTGCCGCTCTGTGCTCTGCTGCAGAGTCACGCCGTTACAGAAGAGCAAAGTGGTGAAGGTGGTGCGGGAGAAACTCAAGGTCATGACCCTCGCTGTGG GTGATGGTGCAAACGATGTCAACATGATCCAAGCAGCCGATATCGGCGTTGGGATCTCGGGTCAGGAGGGCATGCAG GCAGTCATGGCGAGTGATTTTGCTATATCTCGCTTCAAACACCTGAGGAAACTTCTTCTGGTCCATGGACACTGGTGCTACTCACGACTAGCCAACATGATCATTTACTTCTTCTACAAGAACGTG GCCTATGTGAACCTGCTCTTCTGGTACCAGTTCTTCTGCGGCTTCTCTGGCACCGCCATGATCGACTACTGGCTGATGATTTTCTTCAACCTGTTCTTCACCTCCGTACCGCCCATCATGTTTGGGATCATGGACAAAGATGTTTCTGCTGAGATACTGATGGGTGTTCCTGAACTCTATAGGACTGgacaggggtcaggg GAATACACGTATACCACTTTCTGGATTTCCATTCTGGATGCCTTCTACCAGAGTCTGGTGTGCTTCTTTATTCCTTACCTG GCATACCAGGATTCAGACATTGATATCTTTACCTTTGGAACTCCTCTGAACACTATTTCTCTATTTACTATCCTGCTGCATCTGTCAATAGAGATCAAGTCCTGG ACGGTGGTTCATTGGGCAATCATGCTGGGAAGTGTGGCGCTGTACTTCATTGTGACACTGGCCTACAGCGCCATCTGCATCACCTGTAACCCTCCATCCAACCCGTACTGGATCCTCCAGAGCCAGATGGCCAACCCCATTTTCTACCTTATCTGCATCATCACCACTGTGGTGGCTCTGCTGCCCAG GTACATGTTTCACGTGCTGAGGAACTCTATCACTCCCTCCCCACTCCTGCAAGCCAGGTGTCTGGACCGGCTGAACTCCTGCGAAAGGGACCTATGCATCAAGGAGTGGAGGGGTTTCAGGGGCGGAGGGTATGTCAAACGCTCCAGGCTGTCTAGCCCACCCTCTCCCACCCTGGAGACCCCTATGGACAATTCTCCTCAGTCTCCCAGCGCCTCTGATATCCTGGAGGATGAATTTGTTCCGAATGTCATCACTGAGAACTATCAGGGGCCTGGACACACAAAAGATTCACTGGTAACTTGA